From Homo sapiens chromosome 6, GRCh38.p14 Primary Assembly, the proteins below share one genomic window:
- the C6orf141 gene encoding uncharacterized protein C6orf141 isoform X1 — protein sequence MNDPFARMETRGPQGAANPMDSSRSLGDLGPFPREVGRGAPLAPGARNPATAGASRSQGGGHEDRTADRALGPRAGEELDRESWVREKVLFLLHPERWLGTRGDPAREEVAGAEDLPHAGGEDHGEEPNYPSVFQRQKRISGRRVAPPRDAADPPKYVLVRVEDYQVTQEVLQTSWAKGRMTTRTEEHFVTALTFRSSREGQPGERWGPAESRALQARTGASRVHAAGRRVSPSPGTWLEEIKL from the coding sequence ATGAATGACCCTTTTGCCAGGATGGAGACCCGGGGGCCTCAGGGAGCTGCGAATCCCATGGACTCCTCCCGCAGCCTGGGGGACCTCGGGCCTTTTCCGCGGGAGGTAGGGCGCGGGGCTCCGCTAGCTCCGGGCGCCCGGAATCCCGCGACGGCAGGGGCGAGCCGAAGCCAGGGCGGCGGCCACGAGGACAGAACGGCAGATCGGGCCCTCGGACCTCGGGCCGGGGAGGAATTGGACCGTGAGTCCTGGGTCAGAGAGAAAGTGCTCTTTCTCCTGCACCCAGAGAGGTGGTTAGGGACTCGAGGGGACCCTGCACGGGAAGAGGTGGCCGGTGCAGAGGACCTTCCTCATGCGGGTGGAGAGGACCACGGCGAGGAGCCCAACTACCCTTCTGTCTTTCAACGACAAAAGCGAATTTCTGGCAGGCGTGTAGCCCCGCCGCGGGACGCAGCAGACCCACCCAAATACGTGCTTGTGCGGGTGGAGGATTATCAGGTAACACAAGAAGTGTTGCAGACCTCCTGGGCCAAGGGTCGCATGACCACGAGGACTGAGGAGCACTTCGTGACCGCGCTCACTTTTCGCAGCAGTAGAGAGGGACAGCCTGGGGAACGCTGGGGCCCTGCTGAATCCCGGGCTCTCCAGGCACGAACAGGGGCATCCCGCGTCCACGCCGCGGGGAGGAGGGTTTCACCGTCTCCAGGGACTTGGCTCGAGGAAATTAAACTCTAA